Genomic DNA from Chlorogloeopsis sp. ULAP01:
TGTTTTTGGTACATTGTGGCTGGGGCCGTGGACAAATGCAATGACTGCCATTTCAGACGTACAAAGGTTACAAGCATTGCAAAATCCATTGTATGTGTTTGACCAAAAAGCAATACTTGTGGGTGCAGTAATTCAGACATCGTGCCTTTTAGCCATCATTGCTATTTCAGTAATCAAGCCCTGGGGTAGACGGAACGTAAAAAAAGAGGAGCAAAAAGAAGCAATTGCCTCTAGTAGTTAGATGGACATAATTAAACTTAAAACTTCTGCCTTTGATTTAATTAGGAGCAGGATAGTTTTCTTCCTACTCCTACCTAAAAGAACAATCAAAACCAACCACAGTCTGTTCTAGTGTATGGCTTGTACACATTAGGAACGATTTGTTTTTGCCCAGCAAATTCCCTTCCGTAAAACCCATCATCAAAACCACGGGCAAATTCACCTCCGGCAGTACGGGGTTTATAAGCCTTTCCTTGTTTAGCTCTCTGACTTCCTTGACGGTAACCATCAGCGTAGGCTTGAGGATGATAGGCAGGATCTTCATCAACAAACCATTGAGTAACTGGATAGCAGGATCTCAATGGGTACAGAGGATATGGGCGATAATAATGGTAACGCCTATGAGCTTGGGCTGGTTGATTGCCCAGAAGTAATCCAGTAGTAGTAGCTAAAGCTACTACACTAGCCATAATAATTTTTTTCATAAAATTAGCCTCCAGAGTTCACCAACTCTAGATGCTTTTAAGATATCGTTCAGAAAATATAAACGACATCACCTGAAAGGGTGAGCGATCGATCGCTTCCGTTGCCATAGCTCAACAGAAATCATAGTGATCGCCTGTGAAAATTATGAAAAGAACTATGAGTTTCACGATTGGCTTTTTAACTACAAGCCTGCTCAGGAAATAGTCTACCCTAGTTAGAGAAAATGATTGTAGAGAGTTGCATTTATATCAACTCTCAAAACCTCCGCAAAAGTCGCAGGAGATAATACCGTGAGTAGTCTGGGCAAAAAAAGATTAGAAGTTGCTTTAGTGATCGCCACTTGCGCGATCGGTAGTGGTGGTGCTTCAGCAGCGCCAACCCCTGGGATTGAAGTTCCAAAACAGGTAGTTTTAACTGCTTCTGATATTGCCATGTACACCTCGATCTGGAAAATCTATTTTCAAGAGGATTTATCCGACAAGAATGTCATGGAAATGCTAGCAGAATTAGGTTTAGTAACCGCAGCCGCAGCAGGTACGGCCTATGTCGTTTCTAAAGTTAGCACAGCTGTATTATGTGAAATTACGGACTGGCTTGGGCCAATGGGATGGGTGGTAGGAGCAGCGATCGCAGGTTCCTTAACAGGTTTATTTGGAGCTGCTTGGGCAGTATATTGCGATTATCTTTTCTGTCAAAAACAGCCTCAGCCTATTTAATAGTACTTCAAAACAGTAAATATTAAGTAGCTTTCTTTTGTCACTTTGGGAAGAGAAAGGTAGTGGCGTGACACGACTTTTTTGGTGACTAAAATGATGGAATAAATGGTTTTGTGGTGCGGGCTAGAAGCCCGCTACGAGGACAGGCTAGAAGCCAATCCCACAAAAAATTTTCTAATGCACCAATTTAGCTGTGTCAGTCCACAACAAGGAATCTTATATTCGGATTAGGTAACATGGAGGAAACTATACTCGGCTTGTTTAGTGGGCTTTGAAACCCAGAGCTTACAGCTAATTGTTTGTTTCGGGTTAATTAAATCAACTGTGATGAACGCAGACACACAAATTGTATTAACCAGAATCTCTAGCTAATCCCTGTCCAAATGATGAATAACTCAGGTGCATCAAATCATTCACAACTAAAGTATTTACATTTATCAGAACCAGAAGTAAGCAGTCAACCGATTCGAGTATTAATTGTAGACGATGAACAGTCAATTATTGACTTGATTGAGCTAGGTTTGCGCTACGAAGGATTTGAAGTGCGATCAGTACAGAGTGGTTATGCTGGCATTGAGATGGTTAACGCCTGGTCTCCACAGCTTGTAATTTTAGATGGAAATTTGCCCGATTTAGATGGTTTTAGTGTCTGTCACTGTATCCGCCAGCATAATGACGTACTAATTATTATGCTCACAGTACGCGACGAGTTGACGGATAAAATTAGGGGTTTAGAACTTGGTGCTGATGATTATCTTACCAAACCCTTTCATTTTTCCGAATTACTCGCTCGGATTCGTGCCGCTTTGCGACGACATCTAGCTCCAACAAGCAACATATTAACTGTGGGAACGATCACACTGAATGCTGATACGCGAGAAGTCTGGCGTGCGGGTATACCTGTGGAACTGACTCGAAAAGAGTTTAACCTACTGCACCTACTCATGCTGCATCCTGATCGCGTGTTAGAGCGTCAAACGATTCTTGATCGCGTCTGGGGCTATGACTATTACGGTGACACGACGGTAATCGAAGTTTACATTAGCAATTTACGGAACAAGCTAGATCGAGAGCCACCTGGTTTAATTCGAACTGTACGTGGTATCGGCTATATGTTAAAAGTCCCGTCTACAAGTAATTCGAGTACAGTTGCTATTCATTCAGACAACCAAACCAGCTTATGAAACTGCGCTGGCGCTTAACGCTAAGTACTCTGGCGTTGGTTGCTCCTTTGCTATTGTTCTTGCTGACTCATGACTACTACAACTTGCGTAACTTTTTGATTGAGCGCGAGAGTATCCGTCTGCGAGCACAGGCAAAGCCGATTATTGATGCAGAATTATTAAATCAGACAGTCAATGATGAAAAACTTCGATCACTTGCCAACCAACTTGCCATAGATCTCACCTCAATTGACACAGGAGCGTTAATTGTTGATCGCTACGGGCGAGTAATTGGTCGCCACAATAGTACAATTGGCGAACCAGCACCGCCTGAGTTACCTAAAGATTGGTACGCGCCAGCTTTAGCAGGCAAATTGGAGCAAAACTACATTATCAATGATAGACATGGTCACAATATCCTGGTGGCGCTTGTACCAATTCCTCCCCGCCAAGCACCGCGAGGTGTAGTGGTGCTAAGTACTTCGCTAGAGAGCAGCTACCGATTGGTACGCCAACACTTGCTTTCGACGATTTTATCTTGCCTGATTTTGTTGGCGATCGCGACTGTGGCAATCTTTTTCATGGTACGCACCAACCTGCGCCCACTGGAGTCCATGACTGCTGTTGCTGATCGGATTGCCCAGGGCGATTTGTCACAACGGAGCGACCTAAAACCAGGTACAAATGAAATTGGTCGGTTAGCTCGCTCGTTTGATGAGATGGTTGAGCGGCTGCAAAGCGCCCTAGCAGTCAAAACGCAATCGGAAGACAGATTACGTCAGTTTTTGGCGGATGTATCACACGAGATCCGCACACCACTGACAGTAATTGGCGGCTATGCCGATCTCCTGCTGCGAGGAGTAGCAACAACTCCTGAAGAAAACACGCGCTTGCTGCGGACGATGCGCCGCGAACTCAACCGTACCGAGCGGCTAGTCAGAGATCTATTATTACTGGTACGAAGTGATCGCTCGGCAACTTTTGATCTGCAAGCTGTCGAGCTATCGGAGTTATGTACTGAGGTTGCCGCCCAGTTTCGCCTGATGATGGGGCAGCGCGTTTTTCAGACGACTATTGCCAAGAAAGTCGTGGTGCGGGGCGATCCAGATCGGCTCGAACAAGTCTTGTCAAACATTTTGGATAATGCCATCCGCCATACTCCCGAAGGGACACGCATCGATCTGCGGCTCAAAGTCGTTGGAGATATGGCATGGATTGAAATTGCGGATACAGGACGGGGCATTCCGAGCGATCTCCTCCAACACATCTTTGAACGCTTTCATAGCGGGCAGCAGCGAGGCACGGGACTAGGTTTGGCAATTGCCAAAGCGATCGTGGAAGCCCACGGTGGTATAATTGTGGCGTTTAATCAGCCAATGGGCGGTGCGTGTTTCAGAGTTGAGCTACCGTTGCATTCGGGAAATAAATAAGGGAACAGGAAAAGAATATAGCGATTTTATTCATGTTGAACAATGGCTAAATGTTTATGAGTAGGTTCTATTGTTCCATGATCAACAAGAGCCAGAGGCTCTTAATTCTCTTTACCAGATTGAAAGAGGACACACCGGAGGTGGGGACAAGGAGCAGGAGTAAAGAAAACCTTAAGCCAATTTGAAGGTAGATTTAAGGTTTTCTCAAGGTTTGACTCATAACCTAGTTATTTAGGGTTTATTTGCCAACTGATTTTCCTTATGCGGTTCGAGAAGGTAACAAACAGCATACCTGCTCAACTGGCAACCTCTCCTGGTTACTCAAGCTCATCAGGTGTCGCAGCACCAATAGTGCGACCACAAGTTCGGGGTAAATTTATTTTTGTGGGGAGTGAAAAGCTCTACATCCGAGGTGTGACCTACGGTACGTTTCACCCAGATGCAGCAGGCAATTTATATCCCAGTCCCGATATCGTCGCTGACGATTTTGCTGCTATGGTAACGAATAAGATTAACGCGGTGCGGACTTACACTGTACCGCCGCTTTGGTTGCTCGATCTAGCAGCAAAGTACGGTCTTTGGGTAATGATAGGACTGCCGTGGGAGCAGCATATTGCGTTTTTAGACGACCGAAAACGGGTGCGATCGCTCGAACAGCGTATTCGTGCTAGCGTACGTAGTTGTGCGGGGCATCCAGCCCTATTATGTTACGCGATCGGCAACGAAATTCCGGCTGGAATCGTGCGTTGGTACAGTCGTCACCGCGTCGAGCAATTTTTAGAGCGCCTGTATGAGATTGTTAAACGCGAAGATCCCGATAGCTTGACTACCTACGTCAATTATCCGACTACAGAGTATTTACAACTGCGGTTTGTTGACTTTGTTTGTTTCAATGTCTACCTGGAGCAACAGAGTCGTTTGGCTGCTTATATTGCTCGCTTGCAAAATCTGGCAGGCGATCGCCCCTTACTAATTGCGGAGCTAGGCTTGGACAGCCGCCGCAATGGTAAACAAAAGCAGGCAGAAATCCTCGATTGGCAGATCCGCACGACTTTTGGATCGGGCTGTGCGGGGGCGTTTGTTTTTGCTTGGACGGATGAATGGTATCGAGGTGGCTACGACATTGAGGACTGGGATTTTGGACTCACCGACCGTCAGCGCCGCCCTAAACCTGCTTTGACTGCTGTGCGTCAGGCATTTGCACAAGTGCCGTTGCCAGCAGATTTGTCCTTTCCCAAGATTTCGGTGGTGGTGTGCAGCTACAACGGCTCCCGCACAATTCGCGAATGTCTGGCAAGGCTGGCAGAACTGGAGTATCCACGCTATGAAACTATTGTGGTTGATGATGGCTCCACAGATAAAACAGCAGCGATCGCCAGCGAGTACGATGTCCGGCTGATCCGCATTCCTCAGGGCGGCTTGAGCAATGCCCGTAACGTGGGAATGCAAGCAGCACAAGGGGATATTATAGCATACATTGACGACGATGCCTATCCCGATCCGCATTGGTTAACTTATCTGGCTATCACTTTTATGCAAACCTCCCATGCAGGGGTGGGCGGCCCCAATTTGCCCCCACCAGAAGATGGTTGGGTAGCCCAGTGTGTCGCCAATGCGCCAGGAGGCCCATCTCACGTCCTCCTTTCTGACCAAGAGGCGGAGCATATTCCTGGTTGTAATATGGCATTTCGCAAATCTTGCCTGGAGGCGATCGCTGGGTTCGATCCTCAGTTTCGGACGGCGGGTGATGACGTTGACATTTGCTGGCGATTGCAAAACCAAGGCTGGACGATTGGATTTAGTCCGGCAGCTGTGGTTTGGCATCATCGCCGCAACTCAGTTTGGCGTTACTGGAAACAACAACAGGGCTATGGTAAAGCCGAAGCTCTCCTAGAGCAGAAATGGCCTGATAAATATAACATCCTGGGACATCTGACCTGGTCGGGACGCATCTACGGGCCGAGTGTCATGTACGCCCTGAGCGTGCAGGAGCGGGTATTCTACGGCATTTGGGGTTCGGCGCTGTTTCAATCTATTTATCAGCCAGTACCAGGGATGCTAAGAACATTGCTGTTGATGCCGGAATGGTATCTGGTTGTATTGGCATTAGTGGGATTGAGCTTGCTGGGGTTTTTCTGGACTCCTTTGTGGTTAGTATTGCCCCTTACTGTGGTTGCAGTGGTGGTAACGCTAGTGCAAGCTGGGCGCTGTGCCGCACGCGCCACGTTCCCCAGTCAGCCGAAATCCCGGTGCGATCGCTGGCGGCGTTATAGCTTGACTGCAGTGCTTTATCTACTGCAACCCTTGGCTCGTCTCAAAGGGCGGTTCCGCTACGGATTGCAACCTTGGCGCTGGTATGGGATGGCGAATTTAGTGCTGCCCATACAAAGAATATCAACACTTTGGAGTACAAGTTGGCGTGCGCCTGAAGGATGGCTGACTGCAATTGAGACGGCGATCCAAT
This window encodes:
- a CDS encoding response regulator transcription factor, with translation MMNNSGASNHSQLKYLHLSEPEVSSQPIRVLIVDDEQSIIDLIELGLRYEGFEVRSVQSGYAGIEMVNAWSPQLVILDGNLPDLDGFSVCHCIRQHNDVLIIMLTVRDELTDKIRGLELGADDYLTKPFHFSELLARIRAALRRHLAPTSNILTVGTITLNADTREVWRAGIPVELTRKEFNLLHLLMLHPDRVLERQTILDRVWGYDYYGDTTVIEVYISNLRNKLDREPPGLIRTVRGIGYMLKVPSTSNSSTVAIHSDNQTSL
- a CDS encoding HAMP domain-containing sensor histidine kinase produces the protein MKLRWRLTLSTLALVAPLLLFLLTHDYYNLRNFLIERESIRLRAQAKPIIDAELLNQTVNDEKLRSLANQLAIDLTSIDTGALIVDRYGRVIGRHNSTIGEPAPPELPKDWYAPALAGKLEQNYIINDRHGHNILVALVPIPPRQAPRGVVVLSTSLESSYRLVRQHLLSTILSCLILLAIATVAIFFMVRTNLRPLESMTAVADRIAQGDLSQRSDLKPGTNEIGRLARSFDEMVERLQSALAVKTQSEDRLRQFLADVSHEIRTPLTVIGGYADLLLRGVATTPEENTRLLRTMRRELNRTERLVRDLLLLVRSDRSATFDLQAVELSELCTEVAAQFRLMMGQRVFQTTIAKKVVVRGDPDRLEQVLSNILDNAIRHTPEGTRIDLRLKVVGDMAWIEIADTGRGIPSDLLQHIFERFHSGQQRGTGLGLAIAKAIVEAHGGIIVAFNQPMGGACFRVELPLHSGNK
- a CDS encoding glycosyltransferase, translating into MRFEKVTNSIPAQLATSPGYSSSSGVAAPIVRPQVRGKFIFVGSEKLYIRGVTYGTFHPDAAGNLYPSPDIVADDFAAMVTNKINAVRTYTVPPLWLLDLAAKYGLWVMIGLPWEQHIAFLDDRKRVRSLEQRIRASVRSCAGHPALLCYAIGNEIPAGIVRWYSRHRVEQFLERLYEIVKREDPDSLTTYVNYPTTEYLQLRFVDFVCFNVYLEQQSRLAAYIARLQNLAGDRPLLIAELGLDSRRNGKQKQAEILDWQIRTTFGSGCAGAFVFAWTDEWYRGGYDIEDWDFGLTDRQRRPKPALTAVRQAFAQVPLPADLSFPKISVVVCSYNGSRTIRECLARLAELEYPRYETIVVDDGSTDKTAAIASEYDVRLIRIPQGGLSNARNVGMQAAQGDIIAYIDDDAYPDPHWLTYLAITFMQTSHAGVGGPNLPPPEDGWVAQCVANAPGGPSHVLLSDQEAEHIPGCNMAFRKSCLEAIAGFDPQFRTAGDDVDICWRLQNQGWTIGFSPAAVVWHHRRNSVWRYWKQQQGYGKAEALLEQKWPDKYNILGHLTWSGRIYGPSVMYALSVQERVFYGIWGSALFQSIYQPVPGMLRTLLLMPEWYLVVLALVGLSLLGFFWTPLWLVLPLTVVAVVVTLVQAGRCAARATFPSQPKSRCDRWRRYSLTAVLYLLQPLARLKGRFRYGLQPWRWYGMANLVLPIQRISTLWSTSWRAPEGWLTAIETAIQSAGHRIQRGGNFDRWDLEVPGGLFGSTRLLMAIEEHGGGQQLVRLRTWSRWSRLGWMLVLLFVGLTVGASLDQVWSAVAKLGAIALLLLVRSLYECAVASAVVLEAIEQVKTVGGE